TTGGGGACAAGAAAACGGAATTGGAGTAAGAAGCGCCGTAGGAATGGGTTCTTTACCGGACAATATTCCTGTTGAAGTTGAAGCCGTTTTCGAATTATTTTAGATTAAAGAATTTAGCCCACGGGTTTTACGGATTAAACAGGTTCGCACAGATTTTTTTTAACACATAGAAACATAGATTTTTTACTTGTAAACTAGAAGGAAGTAAAAAAAAGCCAGCTTTCACACATAGCTATGTGCATTAATGCAAGTGAAATGCCTTTTTTCAACACTTTCAAAAACTATGTTTCTATGTGTTTAAAGAATTAACCGCTACGTTTATAAATCTTTTTAATCATAATAATCCGTGGCAAAAAAACAAAAATATGAATACAACACCACAAACTAGAATTGCAACTTTTGGAGAATTATTACTTCGGATGAATGTTGCTGATGGAAACCGATTTACGCAGGCCAATGAAATAAAAATTCATGTTGGCGGTGCCGAAGCAAATGTTTGTGTTTTACTTTCTCAACTCGGGATTCAAACCGATTATATTACCCGATTACCCGAAAATGATTTGGCTCAACTCGCCTTAAACGAACTTCAGAAATACAAAGTAAATACCTCAAAATGTGTTTATGGCGGAGAACGTTTGGGATTGTATTTTGTCGAAGCCGGAAATCAAATCAGGCAATCACAAGTTATTTATGACCGAAGCAATTCTTCATTTGGAACCATTCAAAAAGATCAAATCAATTGGGATTTGGCTTTAGCCGATGTTACACACTTTCATTGGTCAGGAATAAGTCCGGGAGTTTCAAACGAAGCAGGTTTAGCTTGTAAAGAAGCAATTCTTGTGGCACATAAAAAAGGTTTACCCATTTCGTCTGATTTTAATTACCGATCCAAATTGTGGCAATACGGAAAACAACCTTCTGAAATTATGCCTGATTTGCTTCAATACAGTACAATTACGGTTGCAGATTTAGATGCGATTGAAATTTATTTCGGAATCAAAACCGATAAAAATGAATCAGATGAAAATCGTTTTCAGAAAACATTCGAATTATTAAAAGTAAAAATGCCATTTCTAAAAACATTAGCGATGAGTTTTAGAAAATCAGATGGACCGGCGCATTTATACAAAGGTTTACTAATTCATAATGATAATTTTTATCAAACCCAAGAACACAAAATACACGTTGTAACAGATCAAATTGGTTCCGGAGATGCTTTCAACGCAGGATTATTATACGGATTATCGAATAAATTTTCAGGACAGGAATGTATCGAATGGGCAACAGCTTGTGGCGTAATCAAACAAAGTATTCACGGAGATTTTGCCATCACAAATGAAAACGAAATAAGTCATTTCATCAAAAATGGCTCAAGTAATAGAATTAATAGATAAAATAAGAAAATGTACAGCATATTAAAAACGCAAGGTGTACTTCCGTTAGTAACCCAAATCAACATTGAAACAGCCCAAATAGTATTGCAATCAGCGGCTGATGCTGGCATTAAAATTATCGAGTTTGCTGCTCGTGCAGATGATGCTAAAGAAGTTTTTAGCCAAATGATAGCCTTTAAAAAAGCAAATAATTTAGATGTAAAAATCGCCGTTGGATCTATTTTAAGTGTAGATGATGCCGAAACATTTCATCTTCTTGGAGCAGATTGTATTGTTTGCCCGCATACAGATCTGGAAATTGGAAATTATTGCTTCAAAAATAATATCTATTGGATTCCCGGAGCCGCGACTTTAAACGAAATACTTCAGGCAAATAAATTAGGAGCCGAAATTGTAAAGCTTTTTCCAGCTGATAAAATTGGTGGTCCGGGATATGTAAAAGCAATTAGAGCGCCATTCCCAAATTTAAAAATAATGCCAACCGGAGGCGTAACGCTCGAAGAAAGCAATTTAAAATCATGGTTCAAATCCGGAGTAGTTTGCGTGGGAATTGGTTCTAATTTATTTTCGAAAGAAATGCTTTTGAATTTAAATTATGAGCAATCTCTAAAGGCATTCCAAAATTTA
This genomic window from Flavobacterium sp. 9 contains:
- a CDS encoding sugar kinase; this encodes MNTTPQTRIATFGELLLRMNVADGNRFTQANEIKIHVGGAEANVCVLLSQLGIQTDYITRLPENDLAQLALNELQKYKVNTSKCVYGGERLGLYFVEAGNQIRQSQVIYDRSNSSFGTIQKDQINWDLALADVTHFHWSGISPGVSNEAGLACKEAILVAHKKGLPISSDFNYRSKLWQYGKQPSEIMPDLLQYSTITVADLDAIEIYFGIKTDKNESDENRFQKTFELLKVKMPFLKTLAMSFRKSDGPAHLYKGLLIHNDNFYQTQEHKIHVVTDQIGSGDAFNAGLLYGLSNKFSGQECIEWATACGVIKQSIHGDFAITNENEISHFIKNGSSNRINR
- a CDS encoding bifunctional 4-hydroxy-2-oxoglutarate aldolase/2-dehydro-3-deoxy-phosphogluconate aldolase, with the protein product MYSILKTQGVLPLVTQINIETAQIVLQSAADAGIKIIEFAARADDAKEVFSQMIAFKKANNLDVKIAVGSILSVDDAETFHLLGADCIVCPHTDLEIGNYCFKNNIYWIPGAATLNEILQANKLGAEIVKLFPADKIGGPGYVKAIRAPFPNLKIMPTGGVTLEESNLKSWFKSGVVCVGIGSNLFSKEMLLNLNYEQSLKAFQNLIEVVEKTRN